The DNA sequence AGCGTGCAGGGCGCGCCGTCGTACGGCCATGGCGACCCGGCCGGATCGCAGCCGCCCGCGCCGCAGCAGCCGTACGGGCACGGCGATCCGTCGTCGATGCCGCTGCCGCCCGCGGGCGGTCAGGGGTACGCGAGCGCGCCGCTGCCGCCCGCCGGCGGGCAGGCGTACGGCGCTCCCGGCCAGGGCGGTGCTCTGCCGTCCGCCGGGCACGGTGACCCGGGCGCGCAGTACGGAGCCCAGGGCTCCGGCGCGCCCTACCCGCAGGCCGGTTCGGGCGGCTACGGGGCGCCGATGCCTCCGGCCGACGAGGGCGCCACTCAGTACATACCGCCGGTCGCCGCCGCCCCTGGGGGCGCGGACGACCAGGCCACCCGTTACATACCGCCCGTCGCCGCACCCGCCGCCGACGAAGGGGCGACGCAGTACATCCCGCCGGTGGCGCCCGGGGCGTTGCCGCCCGAGGCGCCCAGCGAGCACACGCAGGTCCTGGGGCGGGTCCGGCAGGGCGGCGGTCCTCAGGGCGGCGCCGGGCCGATGCCGGCCGCTGCCGGGAGCGATGCCGACGCCACGCAGTTCATCCCGCCGGTGACGGGTCAGCCGGGCGGGGCGCCGCAGGCGGGGCAGGGCCGGCAGCCGCTGTCCGACTTCGACAACCTCTTCCGCAGCGAGCCGGGCGGTGCGGCCCCGGCCGGTGCCACCCAGCAGATGCCGCGCATCCAGCAGCACCAGCCGCAGCCACAGGGCCGGCACGAGTCGGGGTACTTCCCGCCCGGTCCGTCCGGCCCGGGCACCGACGACGTCGGCCGGGGAGGCCGCGGCGGCGGCCGTACGGGATCCAAGGTGCCGCTCATCGCGGCCATCGGTGTCGGGATCGTCGTCCTCGGCATCGGTGCGGGCGCGATGCTCGCCGCCGGGGGCGGGGACGATCCGAAGGCCGACGACAACAAGCCCGTCTCCGCCACGGCCCCGGCGACCGAGGGTTCGGCGTCGCCGACCGACGATCCGGCCGAGCAGCAGGCGGTCGCCCTGGACAAGCTGCTGGCCGACAGCGGTGACAGCCGTACCGCCGTGATCAACGCGGTGGCCGCTGTGAAGACCTGCAGCAACCTCCCTCAGGCCGCCACGGACCTGCGGGGCGCGGCCAAGCAGCGCAACCAGCTGGTCACGGACCTGTCCAAGCTCTCCGTCGACCAGCTCCCGAGTCACACCGAGCTGACCAGCGCGCTGAACAAAGCGTGGCAGGCGTCGGCGTCCGCCGACAACCACTACGCGGCGTGGGCGGACCAGGTGGCGGCCAAGAAGGGGCAGCTCTGCAAGAAGGGGCAGGCCCGCTCCACCGGTCAGACCCAGGCCGGCAACCGCGCGAGCGGCACCGCCAGCACGGAGAAGAAGACGGCCGCGCAGCTGTGGAACACGATCGCCAAGAAGTACGGCCTGACCGAGCGCCAGCCCACCCAGCTGTAGTACGGGGGCGGGGCCGACGATCGCCCGGAAGGGCCGGGCGGTCAGTTCACGTCGGCGTTCTGCAGCGTGTTCGTCACGTCGATGAAGCCCTTGCGGGCCGCCACCAGCTGACCGTCCCGGACGACCTGGAGGGTCACCTTGCGGTTGACCAGCCGGGGATAGCCGACGGTCGCGAGGACGTCCTGGAACTTCCACTGAAGCGCCGGTGTGAGTCCGCCCGTGGACACCTTCAGGCCCTTGTTCAGCGCCCCGCGCACCGAGTTGGCGGTGACCTCGCCGTCGCCCAGCGACTCGACGACCTTCTTGAACACCGTGTAGGCGATCCAAGTGGTCTGCACGCCGGCGTCCGCGGGGTCGATGCGGTTGTCGCCGAAGGCCTGCTCGCTGATCACCTTCTTCATCGCGTCCCAGCGCGGGTCGCTCGTGACCGGGTACCAGCCGGAGATGTACGACCCGTCGTACACCGACGCCCCGCCGGTCGTGTTGATCACTGTCTGGTCGACGCTGCCGAGGACGGTGGCGGTGCGCACGTCGCGGTAGTCCTCGCGGGAGCGCCGGAAGGAGTCCATGAAGGTGCTGGTGCGGTCGCCGAGGGCGGGCACCACACAGCCCCTCTCCGCCAGGTCGGTGGTGGCGTACTCCAGCGCCCGCACCGACTGGGTCCCGTACTCGGTGGCGTCCTCCGCGGCCAGCTGGTCGGCGGAGGACGAGTGCCTGCCCGCCCTGAGGCCGGAGTCGAGCAGCGGCGGCAGCTCGTCGCCCGCGATGCTGTCGGGGCGGACCAGGGCCACGGGGCCGCACGAGCCGGCCAGTTCCCTGCCGAGGCCCGCCAGGAGGGCGGGCTGGCCGCCGTTGACGGGGTAGGACAGCGGGCTGGTGAACTCGGCGTTGGTGACGCCGTAGCCGCCTATGTACGGGATTCCGGCGCCCTCCAGCGAGGGCAGGAAGGTCTCGCCGAACTGGCTGTAGGAGCCGATGACCGCGACGACGTTCTCCTCGACCGCGCGGTCGGCGCACCGGGCCGCGGCCACGCTGTCGTTGCGGTCGTTGCAGGTGAGGACCTCGAGCTTGCGGCCGCCGATGCCGCCGTGGGCGTTGATCCAGCGGGCGTACGCCTGCGCGAAGGCGGGCATACCGGGCTTGTTGGTCGCCTTGGTGCCCTCCGGGGCCCAGGTCATGACGGTGATCGTGTCATCCCCGGAGCCCCCCGTGGCACCGGGGACGACCCCGCATCCGACGGCGAGCGACGCACACGCCACCACGGCAGCCGCAGAGCGGGCGGCTGCTCTGACGGGCCGGTCGGTGATCGGGGGGAGGAGCGTGCTTCGGGTGCGTCGCCTGCCGGTCATGGACACGCACGATTCCGCCACACAACAAACCCAGGCATCACCCACGGTTATCACCGGGTGACCGGAAGGTGAATTACGGGGGCTGGTGAGGCCGCTGTGAAGGAGAACGTACGATCGATGACCGTGCAAGGTTCGGATAGCTCTTCCCGTCGCGCCCGTCGCTCCTCCACCATGGGCGGCATGCCACTCAACGACATGCCGTGGTGGCGCTGGCGCAGCAATGTGCGCTCCGCGCTGCACATGCTCTCCGACCAGACGTTCCAGAGGGACGTCTGGCTGGCCGGTGTCGACGGGTACGGCGACGTCACCGACGCCGTGTACCGCCTCGTCGAGGACACCTGGCTGGACAACTGGTCCGCCGAGAAGTACGTCGGCACGATCTTCCGGGACTCGCAGGAGGCGGCGCTCGTCGACACCGCCGTGCTGCGCGTGCTGCGGATCATGCACCAGGTCGGCCCGGACGCGGCGGTCTCCGCGTACGTCGAGAACCAGGGGTGGCCGGAGGCGGTGCGGGCGGCGCGGGACGCGCATGTCCGGATGGCCACGGCCGACGGCGAGGACCCGGACGCCCCGCCGCGCACCCTAGAGGTGCTGCGGATCATGACGCGGTCCGCGTAACGGGACGACCGCCCGCCGAGGGAGCCGGATATGGGACCCTGTGCTGCATGAACCAGCAGTCCACCCGAGCCGCGGTCCCCGCCGACCAGTACGTCCTCATCCTGTCGTGCCCCGACAAGCAGGGCATCGTGCACGCCGTGTCGAGCTACCTCTTCATGACCGGCTGCAACATCGAGGACAGCCAGCAGTTCGGTGACCACGACACGGGACTGTTCTTCATGCGCGTCCACTTCTCGGCGGATGCGCCGGTGACGGTGGACAAGCTGCGGGCGAGCTTCGCGGCGATCGGGGACTCCTTCCAGATGGACTGGCAGATCCATCGGGCCGAGGAGAAGATGCGGGTCGTGCTGATGGTCAGCAAGTTCGGGCACTGCCTGAACGACCTGCTGTTCCGGGCGCGGATCGGCGCGCTGCCGGTGGAGATCGCCGCCGTGGTGTCCAACCACACCGACTTCACGGAGCTGGTGGGGTCGTACGACATCCCCTTCCACCACATCCCGGTGACGAAGGACAACAAGTCCGAAGCCGAGGCGCAGCTGCTGGAGATCGTGCGCGAGGAGGGCGTGGAGCTGGTCGTGCTGGCCCGCTACATGCAGGTCCTCTCGGACGACCTGTGCAAGCAGCTGAGCGGGCGGATCATCAACATCCACCACTCCTTCCTGCCGAGCTTCAAGGGCGCGAAGCCGTATCACCAGGCGCACGCCAGGGGCGTCAAGCTGATCGGCGCCACGGCTCACTACGTCACCGCGGATCTCGACGAGGGGCCGATCATCGAGCAGGAGGTCGAGCGGGTGGGGCATGACGTCACGCCGGACCAGCTGGTCGCGATCGGGCGCGATGTGGAGTGCCAGGCGTTGGCTCGGGCCGTGAAGTGGCATGCCGAGCGGAGGATTTTGCTGAACGGGCGGCGGACGGTCGTGTTCGCCTGATAGCTCGGGTTCATCTGTCCGGGGGCGGCTGCGGGTAGTTCGTGGTTCCTCGCGCAGTTCCCCGCGCCCCCAAGACGTGCGTCCACTGCACGTGCCTTTTAGGGGCGCGGGGAACTGCGCGACCAGCCCCCACTCACCCGCAGCCGCCACCGAATCCGCAACCCACCCCTACATCCGGCTCAAGCTCGCCGCAGCGAACAGCACATCCCTGATCGCCTCCCGGTCACCGACCTGCCCTGCCGCCGCTTCCGCCGGAGGCACATGCCCCGCCGCCAGTCGGCAGAACTCCGCGCCGTCCAGCGCGACATGGGCCACCTCGTGCTCGGCGGAGCCCACCGCCGCCGGGGAGTCCAGCGGGATCAGCCACTGGCCGCCGCCCGAACCCTCGATCTCCAGCCGCAGGCTGCGGCCGGGCTCGCCGGCGGGCACGAGGCGGCGGTGCGGGCCGGGAGGCGGCGGCGCCGCGAATCCCGCCCGCCGCCGCGCGGCCAGCACCGTCGGCAGCATGCGGGCCGCCAGATCGACCATGTGGTGCAGATCGCGGCCGACCGGCGCCTCGTACGGATAGTCCACCGCGTCTGCGATGTCCTCCGCGTGCACCCAGCACTCGAAGGCGCGGTCCAGCATCGCGTCGCGCAGCGGCAGCTCGAAGTCGCCGTAGGCCACGGACAGTTTGCCGGTGCCGCCGCCCGCGAAGGACACCGTGCGGACCAGGGCGTGGGTCTGTTCGCGCCAGGGTGCGCGCACGGCGCGGGTCGGCGGGAAGTGCGAGGCCCGCCAGTACGCCTCCGTGCGCCCGGACGGGGTCGGCCGGTCCGCGGCGACGTCGCCCATCGGGTCCTGGAGGCCGAGCGCGAGCGCCACCAGACCGTCGACCGTCAGCAGATGCGCGATGACCCCGGCGACGGTCGTACGGCGGCTCGTCGGCTCGTCCTTCTCGAACCACCGCAGCCGCACGGGCGCGTGCCACTCGGCATCCCCGAAGTCCTGCAGCAGGGCGTCGAGGCGGGCCGTCTCGGCGTCGTACGGCGCCGCCCACTCGGGCACCGGGATGCGCGGCGGGCGGCGCTCCAGGCAGCCCTGCAGAACGCGGGTGCGCAGGGACGGGTCCAGGTCGAGGCTCTCGGCGGGGTGCAGCAGGCCCACGGCCTCGCGCAGCCGCCGCGCCTCGTCCGCGCAGGAACCGCAGTCGCCGAGGTGCTCCTCCACGGCCGCCGTCTCCTCCGGCGAGCAGGCGGCCAGCGCCCAGGCGCCGAGGAGTGCCTTCAGGACGCGGTGTTCGAGGACGAGCGGGGCCACGCCGGGCACAGGGTCGCCGAGGTCCTCCAGGGCGGGCAGAGGGCGTCCGGTGTCCTCGACGGAGGCGCGGGGGAGCGGTATGCGGGGCGGCTGGTCGGGAGCCGGCCGTGGGGTGGGGTGCTGGGCGTCGCCATTGCCGCTGTTCATGCCGGAGGCTCCGCGAGTGACCTCTCCGAAGCCGTTCTCCTCCTGGTGCTTTTCATGATCCTTGTCCGGGGTGGGGTCATGGGAGGAGTTGTCGTGCGCCTCGTTCACACCGCACCCCCGTATCCCGGTGGCGCCCCGGGGGCGGCTCCCGCCTCGTGGGCGGTGGACAGCAGTTGCAGGCCCAGGCGCAGGCGGCGGCGGGCCTCGTCCTCGGTGACGCCGAGGTCGGTGGCGGTCTGGCGGTAGTCGCGGCGCTGGAAGTAGGCCAGCTCCAGGGCGGCGCGCAGCGGGACGGGCATGGACTGGACGATGTAGTCGGCGCGGGCGGCGACCGAGGCGTGCCGCACCTTGCGCTCCAGCTCCTCGGTGGAGCCCCGGCCGGCCTGGACGAGGGCGGCGGTCTCGGTGGCGCGCAGCCGCTGCACGGCCAGGCGGTGGGTCAGCGTGGCGACCCAGGAGCGCAGCGGGCCCTGCTTGGGGTCGTAGCTGTCCGGGTGCTCCCAGACGTGGGCGAAGACGTCGCGGGTGATGTGGTCGGCGGCACGCTCGTCCCCCAGCACGGTGTGGGCGAGGCCGTGCACGAGCGAGGCGAACCGGTCGTAGAGCTCGCCGAGGGCGGCCGCCTCGCCGCGCGCCAGGCGCTGCTGCATCTTGCGGTCCCAGCGGGGCAGTGCGTCCTTCTTCGCCATCAGGCCCCCCTCACCGGTCCGCCCTGTCCAGCGTGCGTCCTTCGTCCCCCCGAATGTAGTCGGCACGTCGGACAGCGCACGCCCCTTTGTCGCAATGTGCGCCCCTTGAACAGTCATGGCTGGTGACGTACCTCGCACTCGTGATAGAGGAGCTCGCGCCCGCCCTCGCACTCGCTCGGCTACCCGACCATCGTGCGATCAGACTCGATCGAACAGGATCGAATACGATTGAAACAAGCCTTTTCTGATCGGTGACCGTTTTCTGGACGGTGTTTCAGGGAACAGCCGCTGGGCAGCCGCGCTGCAAGGAAGCGTAGGTATCGCTTCCGGTTCGGCGAGCGAGGGGCGTGGTGGTGACGTTGAAAGTGACCGGCGGCGAGCGAGGCGACTGGGCTGTGCTCCAGGTGTCGGGCGAGCTGGATCTGGTGACCTCGCCGGTGATGCGTCAGCACATCCATGACGTGGTGGCCGAGGGGCGCCACAGTCTCGTCCTGGACCTCTCGGAGGTCCTGTTCTGCGACTCCAGCGGCGTCGGCGTCCTCATCGCCGCCCGCCGGCTGATCCGCTCCTGCCAGGGCAGCCTGCGGCTGATACTCCCGGCGCAGGGCGCGGTGGACGGCTCGCACGTGAACCGCGTGCTCGGGGCGCTGGGTGTACGCAGGCTCTTCGAGGTGTACCCGGACGTTGCGGCGGCGGTTGCGGACGACGCCCGGCCGCTGTCGGCCTGAACAGCCCGGTTCCCTCCGGCCGGTCCCCCGGAAGTGCCACACCGTTGTCCCAAAATTCCCCCGGTCTTGGCACAACC is a window from the Streptomyces sp. NBC_00299 genome containing:
- a CDS encoding STAS domain-containing protein — translated: MVVTLKVTGGERGDWAVLQVSGELDLVTSPVMRQHIHDVVAEGRHSLVLDLSEVLFCDSSGVGVLIAARRLIRSCQGSLRLILPAQGAVDGSHVNRVLGALGVRRLFEVYPDVAAAVADDARPLSA
- a CDS encoding sigma-70 family RNA polymerase sigma factor — protein: MAKKDALPRWDRKMQQRLARGEAAALGELYDRFASLVHGLAHTVLGDERAADHITRDVFAHVWEHPDSYDPKQGPLRSWVATLTHRLAVQRLRATETAALVQAGRGSTEELERKVRHASVAARADYIVQSMPVPLRAALELAYFQRRDYRQTATDLGVTEDEARRRLRLGLQLLSTAHEAGAAPGAPPGYGGAV
- the purU gene encoding formyltetrahydrofolate deformylase, producing MNQQSTRAAVPADQYVLILSCPDKQGIVHAVSSYLFMTGCNIEDSQQFGDHDTGLFFMRVHFSADAPVTVDKLRASFAAIGDSFQMDWQIHRAEEKMRVVLMVSKFGHCLNDLLFRARIGALPVEIAAVVSNHTDFTELVGSYDIPFHHIPVTKDNKSEAEAQLLEIVREEGVELVVLARYMQVLSDDLCKQLSGRIINIHHSFLPSFKGAKPYHQAHARGVKLIGATAHYVTADLDEGPIIEQEVERVGHDVTPDQLVAIGRDVECQALARAVKWHAERRILLNGRRTVVFA
- a CDS encoding zf-HC2 domain-containing protein, which produces MNSGNGDAQHPTPRPAPDQPPRIPLPRASVEDTGRPLPALEDLGDPVPGVAPLVLEHRVLKALLGAWALAACSPEETAAVEEHLGDCGSCADEARRLREAVGLLHPAESLDLDPSLRTRVLQGCLERRPPRIPVPEWAAPYDAETARLDALLQDFGDAEWHAPVRLRWFEKDEPTSRRTTVAGVIAHLLTVDGLVALALGLQDPMGDVAADRPTPSGRTEAYWRASHFPPTRAVRAPWREQTHALVRTVSFAGGGTGKLSVAYGDFELPLRDAMLDRAFECWVHAEDIADAVDYPYEAPVGRDLHHMVDLAARMLPTVLAARRRAGFAAPPPPGPHRRLVPAGEPGRSLRLEIEGSGGGQWLIPLDSPAAVGSAEHEVAHVALDGAEFCRLAAGHVPPAEAAAGQVGDREAIRDVLFAAASLSRM
- a CDS encoding ABC transporter substrate-binding protein, whose amino-acid sequence is MTGRRRTRSTLLPPITDRPVRAAARSAAAVVACASLAVGCGVVPGATGGSGDDTITVMTWAPEGTKATNKPGMPAFAQAYARWINAHGGIGGRKLEVLTCNDRNDSVAAARCADRAVEENVVAVIGSYSQFGETFLPSLEGAGIPYIGGYGVTNAEFTSPLSYPVNGGQPALLAGLGRELAGSCGPVALVRPDSIAGDELPPLLDSGLRAGRHSSSADQLAAEDATEYGTQSVRALEYATTDLAERGCVVPALGDRTSTFMDSFRRSREDYRDVRTATVLGSVDQTVINTTGGASVYDGSYISGWYPVTSDPRWDAMKKVISEQAFGDNRIDPADAGVQTTWIAYTVFKKVVESLGDGEVTANSVRGALNKGLKVSTGGLTPALQWKFQDVLATVGYPRLVNRKVTLQVVRDGQLVAARKGFIDVTNTLQNADVN
- a CDS encoding SCO4402 family protein, with translation MTVQGSDSSSRRARRSSTMGGMPLNDMPWWRWRSNVRSALHMLSDQTFQRDVWLAGVDGYGDVTDAVYRLVEDTWLDNWSAEKYVGTIFRDSQEAALVDTAVLRVLRIMHQVGPDAAVSAYVENQGWPEAVRAARDAHVRMATADGEDPDAPPRTLEVLRIMTRSA